From Achromobacter spanius, a single genomic window includes:
- a CDS encoding 3-hydroxyacyl-CoA dehydrogenase — MSADITLRRAAIIGTGLIGQGWAIVFARMGWEVRLHDVNAAMLAEARALILQQLRVLETQGLLDDADAIVDRVQVAASLQEALQGASYVQENSPESVEIKRALFSELDALAEPHAIIGSSTSSIPASQFTEHLVGRHRCLVAHPVNPPYLIPVVELCPAPWTSPQALSGARDVMAGIGQKPVLVRREIEGFILNRLQGALLQEAFRLASQGIASAEDIDTTVKDGLGLRWSFMGPFETIDLNAPGGLADYCQRYGGLYQSIGASQGDCVAWEGALVDALSDERRALLPEEELAARRFWRDEKLMRLMRHKQHGDNNG, encoded by the coding sequence ATGAGCGCGGACATCACGCTGCGGCGCGCCGCCATCATTGGAACGGGACTGATCGGGCAGGGCTGGGCCATCGTCTTCGCGCGCATGGGCTGGGAGGTGCGGCTTCATGACGTGAACGCCGCCATGCTTGCCGAGGCGCGCGCGCTCATCCTGCAACAGCTTCGCGTGCTGGAAACGCAGGGCCTGCTCGACGACGCGGACGCCATCGTCGACCGCGTGCAGGTAGCCGCCAGTCTGCAAGAGGCTCTGCAGGGCGCCAGCTACGTCCAGGAAAACTCCCCGGAAAGCGTCGAGATCAAGCGCGCGCTGTTTTCCGAACTGGATGCGCTGGCCGAACCGCACGCCATCATCGGCAGCTCCACGTCCAGCATCCCCGCCAGCCAGTTCACCGAGCATCTTGTGGGCAGGCATCGATGCCTCGTGGCGCATCCGGTCAATCCGCCGTACCTGATCCCGGTGGTCGAGCTGTGCCCGGCGCCCTGGACCAGCCCGCAAGCGCTGTCCGGTGCGCGCGACGTGATGGCGGGCATCGGCCAGAAGCCTGTACTGGTGCGGCGCGAAATCGAAGGCTTCATCCTGAACCGCTTGCAAGGCGCGCTGCTGCAAGAAGCCTTCAGGCTGGCAAGCCAGGGTATCGCCAGCGCCGAAGACATCGACACCACGGTCAAGGACGGCCTGGGCCTGCGCTGGTCTTTCATGGGTCCTTTTGAAACCATCGACCTGAACGCGCCGGGCGGCCTTGCGGATTACTGCCAACGCTACGGCGGGCTCTATCAGTCCATTGGCGCAAGCCAAGGCGACTGCGTGGCCTGGGAAGGCGCGCTGGTCGATGCGCTGTCCGACGAGCGACGGGCCTTGCTGCCCGAGGAAGAACTTGCCGCGCGCCGCTTCTGGCGCGACGAAAAGCTGATGCGCCTCATGCGTCACAAACAACACGGAGACAACAATGGCTAA